From a single Nicotiana tomentosiformis chromosome 2, ASM39032v3, whole genome shotgun sequence genomic region:
- the LOC104119284 gene encoding tubulin beta-2 chain has protein sequence MREILHIQGGQCGNQIGAKFWEVVCAEHGIDSTGRYDGDADLQLERINVYYNEATCGRFVPRAVLMDLEPGTMDSIRSGPYGQIFRPDNFVFGQSGAGNNWAKGHYTEGAELIDSVLDVVRKEAENCDCLQGFQVCHSLGGGTGSGMGTLLISKIREEYPDRMMLTFSVFPSPKVSDTVVEPYNATLSVHQLVENADECMVLDNEALYDICFRTLKLTTPSFGDLNHLISATMSGVTCCLRFPGQLNSDLRKLAVNLIPFPRLHFFMVGFAPLTSRGSQQYRALTVPELTQQMWDSKNMMCAADPRHGRYLTASAMFRGKMSTKEVDEQMLNVQNKNSSYFVEWIPNNVKSTVCDIPPTGLKMASTFIGNSTSIQEMFRRVSEQFTAMFRRKAFLHWYTGEGMDEMEFTEAESNMNDLVSEYQQYQDATADEEGDYYEDEEEEAQED, from the exons atgcgagaAATCCTTCACATTCAAGGTGGACAATGCGGCAACCAAATCGGTGCCAAGTTTTGGGAAGTAGTTTGTGCCGAACACGGCATTGATTCTACCGGCCGATATGACGGAGATGCAGATCTCCAACTTGAGAGAATCAATGTCTATTACAATGAGGCAACCTGTGGAAGGTTTGTTCCTAGGGCTGTTCTTATGGATCTGGAACCTGGTACCATGGACAGTATCAGATCTGGTCCTTATGGTCAGATCTTTAGGCCTGATAACTTTGTTTTTGGCCAATCTGGTGCTGGTAATAACTGGGCTAAAGGTCATTACACTGAAGGCGCTGAATTAATTGATTCTGTTCTTGATGTCGTTCGTAAGGAAGCTGAAAACTGTGATTGCCTGCAAG GATTTCAGGTGTGCCATTCATTGGGTGGAGGAACAGGGTCGGGTATGGGCACCCTTTTGATTTCCAAAATCAGAGAGGAATACCCAGACCGAATGATGCTTACGTTCTCAGTTTTTCCTTCCCCAAAGGTTTCTGACACTGTTGTCGAACCTTACAATGCTACTCTGTCTGTTCATCAACTAGTTGAAAATGCAGATGAATGTATGGTCCTTGACAATGAGGCTTTATATGACATTTGCTTCAGAACTTTAAAGCTCACCACCCCAAGCT TTGGAGATCTAAATCATTTGATATCAGCCACAATGTCTGGTGTCACGTGCTGCTTGCGTTTCCCTGGGCAGTTGAACTCTGATTTAAGGAAGTTAGCTGTGAATTTGATCCCATTCCCAAGGCTCCACTTCTTTATGGTTGGATTTGCGCCTTTGACTTCCCGTGGTTCTCAGCAGTACAGAGCTTTGACAGTTCCCGAGCTAACACAGCAAATGTGGGACTCTAAGAACATGATGTGCGCAGCTGACCCTCGCCATGGAAGATATTTAACTGCATCTGCTATGTTCAggggaaaaatgagcacaaaagaGGTTGATGAGCAAATGCTCAATGTGCAGAACAAGAACTCTTCCTACTTTGTTGAGTGGATCCCGAACAATGTGAAATCAACTGTTTGTGATATCCCACCTACTGGACTTAAGATGGCGTCGACATTCATTGGGAACTCGACATCAATTCAGGAGATGTTTAGGCGTGTGAGCGAACAGTTTACTGCTATGTTCAGGAGAAAGGCTTTCTTGCATTGGTACACTGGTGAGGGAATGGACGAGATGGAGTTTACTGAGGCTGAAAGTAACATGAATGATCTGGTTTCAGAGTATCAGCAGTACCAAGATGCCACTGCTGATGAGGAGGGAGACTATTATGAGGATGAAGAGGAGGAAGCTCAGGAGGATTAA